In one Candidatus Pelagibacter sp. HTCC7211 genomic region, the following are encoded:
- a CDS encoding Mrp/NBP35 family ATP-binding protein — translation MPKYIVSLLEKTSNDKNMTDKKPELSDAMKSKLQPKKFTKNPILGTKFTIAISSAKGGVGKSTFATNLALALKQVGCKVGLLDADIYGPSIPKMFDINEKPKSDGQKLDPITKYEIQCMSIGFLADQQTPMIWRGPMVTSAIKTFTQKVNWKDLDFIIVDMPPGTGDTQLTFSQEIKMDGAIIVSTPQEVALLDVKRGIKMFDKLGVKILGLVDNMSFFTGDDGKKYKIFGEGGVKKTAEEFQKEFLGEIPINPEVGKSGDKGKPIVEANPEHEISKIYLDFANRIKSTYL, via the coding sequence ATGCCAAAGTATATAGTGTCTTTATTGGAAAAAACAAGTAATGATAAAAATATGACTGATAAAAAGCCAGAACTAAGTGACGCAATGAAAAGTAAGCTGCAGCCTAAAAAATTTACTAAAAATCCAATACTAGGGACTAAATTTACAATAGCAATTTCAAGCGCAAAAGGAGGAGTTGGTAAATCTACATTTGCAACGAATCTTGCATTAGCTTTAAAACAAGTTGGTTGTAAAGTTGGATTATTGGATGCTGATATTTACGGACCATCGATTCCAAAAATGTTTGATATAAATGAAAAACCAAAAAGTGATGGTCAAAAACTTGATCCAATTACAAAATATGAAATTCAATGTATGTCAATTGGATTTTTAGCTGATCAGCAAACTCCAATGATATGGCGTGGCCCAATGGTAACAAGTGCTATTAAAACTTTCACTCAAAAAGTGAACTGGAAAGATTTAGATTTTATTATTGTTGATATGCCTCCAGGAACTGGAGATACACAATTAACTTTTTCACAAGAAATTAAAATGGATGGAGCAATAATAGTCTCTACTCCTCAAGAAGTAGCTTTATTAGATGTTAAAAGAGGAATTAAAATGTTTGATAAACTTGGAGTAAAAATTTTAGGTTTAGTCGATAATATGAGTTTTTTTACTGGAGATGATGGTAAAAAATATAAAATTTTTGGTGAGGGTGGAGTAAAAAAAACAGCTGAAGAATTTCAAAAAGAATTTTTAGGTGAAATCCCCATCAACCCTGAAGTCGGAAAAAGTGGAGATAAAGGTAAGCCTATTGTAGAAGCTAATCCTGAACATGAAATTTCAAAAATTTATTTAGATTTTGCTAATAGAATTAAATCAACTTATCTTTAA
- the thyX gene encoding FAD-dependent thymidylate synthase, which translates to MKLTKEQAAEIKNQQSQSNQTKRVTAPELENILYEAIPALDHGFVRVIDYMGDDTSIVQSARVSYGKGTKQVSTDKGLIKYLMRHWHSTPFEMCEIKYHIKLPIFIARQWIRHRTANVNEYSARYSILDKEFYLPSADNLAAQSTSNRQGRGDVLEGEQAKEVLELLKNDAERSYDNYEIMLNERFDGSTIDENKKGLARELARMNLTLNTYTQWYWKTDLLNLMNFLRLRADSHAQYEIRVYADIMFDTVKKWVPITYDAFMDYRVGGTEVSAKGKVIIQKLIKGENVDVDSSGLSKREWNELMIAFDFKDKLI; encoded by the coding sequence ATGAAATTAACAAAAGAACAAGCAGCAGAAATTAAAAATCAACAGTCTCAGAGCAATCAAACTAAAAGAGTTACTGCCCCCGAACTTGAAAATATACTTTATGAGGCAATTCCAGCTTTAGACCATGGATTTGTAAGAGTAATTGATTATATGGGTGATGATACATCAATTGTTCAATCTGCAAGAGTTTCTTACGGAAAAGGGACTAAGCAAGTGTCTACTGATAAAGGTTTAATTAAATACTTAATGAGACATTGGCATAGCACTCCATTTGAAATGTGTGAAATTAAATATCATATAAAATTACCAATATTTATTGCACGACAATGGATTAGACACAGAACTGCAAACGTAAATGAATACTCCGCAAGATATTCAATTTTAGATAAAGAATTTTATCTACCATCTGCTGATAATTTAGCAGCCCAATCAACTAGTAATCGTCAAGGTAGAGGAGATGTTTTGGAAGGCGAACAAGCTAAAGAGGTTTTAGAGCTTTTAAAGAATGATGCCGAAAGATCATATGATAATTATGAAATAATGTTGAATGAAAGATTTGATGGTTCAACAATTGATGAAAATAAAAAAGGTTTAGCAAGAGAACTTGCTAGAATGAATTTAACTTTAAATACTTATACACAGTGGTACTGGAAAACTGATCTATTAAATTTAATGAATTTTTTAAGACTTAGAGCTGATAGTCACGCTCAGTATGAGATAAGAGTATATGCTGACATAATGTTTGATACAGTTAAAAAATGGGTTCCAATTACTTATGATGCATTTATGGATTATAGAGTGGGTGGTACGGAAGTTTCTGCAAAAGGAAAAGTAATTATTCAAAAACTTATTAAAGGCGAAAATGTAGATGTTGATAGTTCAGGACTTTCTAAAAGAGAGTGGAATGAGTTAATGATTGCTTTTGATTTTAAAGATAAGTTGATTTAA